In the Phenylobacterium soli genome, GCTGTTGTCGTAGTAGCTGCTGCCGTAATAGCCATTATTGTAATAGCCGTTATTGTAGTAGCGGCCGTTGTAGCCGTAGTCGCACCGCGTCTTGGCGGACGAGCGGCCGATGGCGTTGCCAACCAGGGCGCCGGCGAGGCCGCCGACGATGGAACCTTCGGTGCGGCGGCCGTGGGCCGCCACGTTCGAGCCGATGGCCGCGCCGGCCAGGCCGCCGATCACGGCGCCGGTCGTGCCGCTCGAGCTACGGTGACAGGGATCCTGCGCGAACGAAGGGGTGGCGATGGCGCCGGCCGCCAGAGCGGCGATCACGGCGCCGGTAACAGCGGCGGTTCTCATGGATCGCTCCAATCCTCAGTTGCTGGCCGACAACACACTCGCTGCGGCCCATGGAGCGCATTAAACACCCGGCGCCTTGAATGGCTCCGTGAACGCCTCGTTATGTTCTGTTCATCTTCGAGAGCCGATGCGCTCTACTCTCCGAAACCTGAGCTGCGTCCAGCTGGACTGTCAGCGCACGAAGCTCGCGCCGTTGATGTCGATCACCGCGCCGGTCATCGATGCGGGCGCCTCCAACGCCAGATAGGCGACCGTGCTGGCCACCTCCTGCGGCTCGGCCACCCGGCCCAACGGGATGTCGGCCAGCAGCTTGTCGCCGCCGCGGCTCGCCAGATAGTCCTCGGCCATGCCAGTCATCACGAACCCGGGGCAGACGGCGAAGGCCAGGACGCCTTCGGCGGCATAGCCGCGGGCGATCGACTTGGTCATGCCCACCATGCCCGCCTTGGAGGCCGCGTAGTGCCAGTGGCTGGGGCTGTCGCCGCGATAGGCGGCCCGGCTCGCCACGTTGACGATCCGTCCGCCGCCGCCCCGCTCGCGGAAATGCCGGATCGCCGCGCGGCAGAGGTCGGCGGAGGCCTGCAGGTTGATCTGCATCGTCCGGGCCCAGCCGGCCTGCCATTCGTCCAGCGAAGCGTCGAGGCTCACCGGCTCGAACACCCCGGCGTTGTTGACCAGCACGTCGATGCGGCCGTCGAGCCGGGCCAGCGCCTCGCTCCACAGGCGGTCGGCGGCGGCAGGATCGGAGAGATCGGCGGCGATGACGCCGTCCGAGGCGGTGCGGCCGTGACCGACCACGCGGGCGTCCTTGCGGGTCAGCCGTTCGGCCACTGCGGCCCCGATGCCGCGCGTGGAGCCGGTGACGAGCACATGAGTCTGGGTCATGACCCGGTCCTAACCTGCATGTCGGGATGGCGCACCCCCGGTCGTCCTTGGCTCAGACAGCCACGTGAGGACCCCCATGCGTTTCCTGACCATCTACCACCCGACCTCCAGCGAAGAGGGCGGCTCCCCCACCCCCGAGCACATGGCCGCCATGGGCGCTCTGATCGAGGAGTGGACCGCCAAGGGGATTCTGATCTCCACCGAGCCGCTCACGCCGCGCGAGGCGTGCGCGCGCCTCACCCTCGTCGGCGGCGAGTTCACGGTCGAGCCGGAGATCGTCCGGGCCGGCGGCTTCGCCTTCCTTGAGGCGCCGTCCAAGGCCGCGGTGGTCGAGGCCTGCAAGGCCTTCCTGAAGGTCGCCGGCGACGGCACGGTGGAGATTCGCCAGATCCTGGAGTTCGCGCCCGAGCCGCAGCCGGCCTGACGCTTCCCTAGCGCCTGACGAGGGCGCCGGCGAAATCGATGACGCACATGGCGCCATAGGCGCGGTGCGGCGCGCAGGAGACGCCGGCCGACTGGTAGTGAGCGCCGAAGATGTTCTGGCGGTGGCCGCGGCCCGGCACGCCGGAATCGATGATCAGCTGTCGCACCACCTCGCGCGGGTCCTCGTAGCCGTAGGAGATGTTCTCGGCTGCGAGGCCCGCCCAGACGCCGTGGGCGTGGAGCCGCTCGGAGAGGGTGGCGCCCGTCGGACTGACGTGGCCGACCTGGCCGGCGCGGCCCTGGGCCGAGGCGTGGGCCTGGGCGGCCGCCGCCAGCGCCTCGCTGGCCGACAGCGGCGGCAGCGGCGACTGGCGCATCAGGAACTCGATCGCTTCGGAGAGCGCATCCACGTCCTCATTGCCGATCTCGGAGTAGCCGACGACGCCGCCCACATAGGCGTCCTTGCGGAGCTGGCGGGCGTATTCGGCTGGGTGAGTGCGGGCGAAGTTCACCTCCGCCAGCACCGCGGATTCGACGCCGCCCGCGCTGGCCGGCGCGGCGGCGGACACGATGGAAAGCGCGGCGAGGGCGGCGGAAGCGGCGCACAGCCTGCGCATGGATGACCCCCAACTTCGTCACCCGTCCCGAGCGCTGGCTAGCATGCGCCGGTTAAGCCCGCGCTGCGGCGCTTTGACTTCCGCGTGGTCAGCCGCAGTGTCGTCCGGGCAAAGACATAGGGAGGAAGGCCATGAAGGAGTTCACCGGCAGGTTCGCGGTGGTGACCGGCGGCGGCACGGGGATGGGGCGCGAGCTCGCGCGCCAGCTCGCGGCAGAGGGCTGCAACGTGGCCATGTGCGACGTCAGCCAGAAGAACATGGCCGAGACGGTGGCCCTGATCGAGGAAGACCGGCCGCCGCAGGGCACGCGCGTCACCACCCACATCGCCGACGTCTCGGACGAGAGCCAGCTGCAGCGGTTCCGCAAGGAGTTCGAGGAGCAGCAGCAGACGGACAAGCTGCACCTGCTGTTCAACAACGCCGGGATCGGCGGCGGCGGCAGCTTCGTCAACGATCCGCGGGAGGAGTGGGAGCGGACGTTCAACGTCTGCTGGGGCGGCGTCTACCTCGGTTGCCGCACCTTCCTGCCGCTGATGCTGAACGCGGACGAGGGGCACATCGTGAATACGTCGTCGGTGAACGGCTTCTGGGCCTCCCTCGGGCCGCAGGTCAGCCACACCGCCTACGCGGCGGCGAAGTTCGCGGTGAAGGGGTTCACCGAGGCTCTGGTCACCGACCTGCGGCTGACCGCGCCGCACATCAAGGCGAGCGTCGTCATGCCCGGCCACATCGGCACCTCGATCGTCGCCAACTCGCGCAAGGTGATGACCGGCACGGACGCCGACGAGCTGTCCGGCGAGGACATCGAGCGCGCCCGCGCCCGCATCGGGCGGATGGGCCTCGACACCGCCCAGCTCACCGACGACGCCATCCGCGCCCTCGCCGCCGAGCAGCATCGCCGGTTCCTGGAAGAAGCCCCGACGACGGCGGCCGAGGCGGCCAAGATCATCCTCGACGGGGTCAAGGCCGAGCGCTGGCGGATCCTCGTCGGCGCCGACGCCCACCGCATGGACGAGCTGGTCCGCGCCGACCCGGAGAACGCCTACGAGCCGGCCTTCTTCGAGCGGCTGATCCAGGAAGTGGGCTGGAAGCTCGGCGGCTGAGCCTAGCGGGCCGCCACCTCGAGCCGCTCGAGGCCGCGGAAGAACGGCAGGCGTCGCCACTCCGGCGCCGCGGCAGGGTCGGCGAGCCGCAGGTCCGGGAAGCGCTGGAACAGCTTGACCAGCGCCACCTGGGCCTCGAGCCGGGCGAGCGGCGCGCCGATGCAGATGTGGGCCCCGCCGCCGAAGGCCACGTGCGGCCTGTGCTTGCGGGAGACGTCGAAGCGGTCGGGATCCTCGAACACCTCGGGGTCGCGGTTGGCTGCGCGCAGGTGCGGGTTCAGCGCCTGGCCCTGCGCCACCGGGCAGCCGCCCACCTCCATCTCGGCCGAGGCGATGCGGCCGGTCATGTCCACCGGCGGCTCATAGCGCAGCACCTCCTCGACCACGGCGCTGACGATGCCGAAGTCGGCCTTGAGCTTGGCGAGCTCGGCTGGGTGGAGCAGCAGCAGGCGCACGCCGTTGCCGATCAGGTCGGTGGTGGTCAGGTTGCCGCCCACCAGCAGGGCCTGGAGGTTGATGCGCAGCTCGTCGTCGGAGAGCTGGGCGCCCGCCGCCTGGAGCTGGACCATGTCGGACAGCAGGTCGTCGCGCGGGTTCTTGCGGCGGTCGGCGAGCTGCTCGGTGAAGTAGGCGTTGAGCGAGGCGCCGGCGGCCTCCATCTGGGCCGTCTGCTCGGCCGTGCGGAAGGGGTTCAGCCCCTGGATCACGCCCTCGGACCATTCCCGGAACTCAGCGAGGCGCGCATGGTCGACGCCGAGGATGGAGGCGATGACGTCGATCGGGATCGGCACGCAGTAGCCGGCCATCAGGTCGAAGGTCGTTCCGTCGGCGGGCAGGCGATCGAGGGTCTCCTCGACGATGCGCTCCACCTGCGGCTTGAACCTGGCCACCCTGGCGTAGAGCGCCTGGGACAGCGGCTGGCGCACGCGGGCGTGGTCGGGATCGTCGAGCTGCAGGATCGAGGTGGTCGAGCTGCGCGGCAGGGAGAGGTCGACCTCGCCGCCGAACCGGCGGCGCATGAGGCTGTCGTTGCCCCGCAGCGGGTCGCGCCACAGGTCGCGGTCGTTCACCACCCCGCGCACGTCGGCATAGCGCGAGAGGATCACCGCGCCGGACATCTCGTCCTTGTGGGCGGGACAGCGGCGCCGGAGGTCGGCGAGCAGGGAATAGGGATCGGCGCGGTAGGCTTCGTTGAGCGGCGTCAGCTCGAGGATCGAGGGAAGGGGCTTGTCCGACGTCTGGTCCATGGCGGGCCTCCCTGGGCCCGCCAAACTTAACGCCGTTCAGTCCGGCCTCAAGTGTGACCCGAGGGAAAGCGGGGCGTCAGTGAAGCGCGACGGGGGCCCGTTCGAGGATCGCCAGGAGCTGGGCGCCGAGCAGCACCTCGATCCGGTCGCCTTCGGGAACCTCGCGCAACAGGTTTCTCACGCCCTCGATGAGCCCGGCGGGATCGCCGGAGAAGAACAGCACAATCGGGGCGGCGAGGGCCGCGCCGAGGACGCGGATCTCCACTTGGGGCCAGGCGATCGACTTGGGCCAATTCAGCTCGCGCATGAGGTGTACAACTGAAACCGGAGTCTGACCCAGCGCCACCAAGCCTAGGTTGTGTGAACGATATTCACTGTCATTCTCAACTGCTGGCTGCTCATTTCGAGTAGGGCGCGGATTCGCGGCGACACCTCCACGTCCGGATTTCGACAATCGAGAGGAACGGGAGGGCGCCGGCTGGAAAACGGCGCGCCGTCGCCGTCTGTCGGCAACTCGACTTAGGCGAGAACGACTTGCGGAGATCTCGCTGTGCGGTGCTAGACCTTCACATAGGTAAAGCTTGCGGAGGGCCGCCATGCCCACTCTGATCACCGGCCCGGCGGGCGTCGACATGAACGGCCTGGACGTGAGCGTCCTGCTCGACGGCACGGTGACGCTGGAGACCCCGACCCAGTACGTCGAGGACTACTACGGCCAGACGATCAGCTTCGCCGGCACGGGCTTCACCTACGACAGCTTCGGCTATCCCACCGGCGGCCTGGTGACCGGCCTTCAGGTGAGCCAGGCGGGGCAGCTGATCTATCAGGTCACCGGCATGTCGATCCCGGTGACGACCTGGGAGTATTGGGCCAACACCGGCGACACCGTCGGCGCCATGAAGGGTGTGCTGGGCGGGGCGGACACCTTCACCGGCTCGATCGGCGCCGACACCATCGGCGGCTTCGCCGGCGACGACGTGATGTCCGGCGGCGGCGGCAACGACGTCATGGACGGAGGCGCCGATGGCGTGGCGAGCTCCGGTTCGGGCGCCGACACCATGACCGGCGACGCCGGCAACGACACGCTCACCGACGAGGACGGCCAGAACTTCCTGCAGGGCGGCGACGGCAACGATTCCATCAACGGCGGCGCCGACTTCGACCGCACCAACGGCAACGTCGGCAACGACACCGTGCACGGCAACGCCGGCGACGACTGGGTGACCGGCGGCAAGGACAGCGACGTGCTCTACGGCGACGCCGGCAAGGACATCGTCAACGGCAATGTCGGCAACGACACCGGCTATGGCGGGGCGGGGGACGACGTGGTCCGCGGCGGCCAGAACGACGACGTGCTCTATGGCGACGACGGCAACGACTGGATCACCGGCGACCTCGGCAACGACACCCTGACCGGCGGGCCCGGGGCCGACACCTTCCGCGCCTTCTCCGGCGGCGGCCTCGACCGGATCACCGACTTCCACGCCGCCGAAGGCGACCGCATCCAGCTCGATCCGGGGACCGCCTACACGACGGCCCAGGTCGGCGCCGACGTGGTGATCACCCTGGGCGGCGGCGCGACGACGACGCTGGTCGGCGTGAACCTCGCCGACCTGCCGCAGGGCTGGATCTTCGGGGCTTGATGGGGGCGACCGGCGAGGGGGGCTCTGAAGCGCAAGCTCAGGGCTCCCCTTCCTCCGCCCGGGCGTATTCCTCGGGCGTGATCTCCGAGTAGCGCTTGACGATGACCGTGAGGCCCTGAGCGGTCTCGGGCGGCCTCAGGGTCTCTGCGACGACGACCCGCTCGGCGTACTTCTTGGGCGCGAGGTTGGCGGCGCGCCAGCGGATGAAGGCGAAGCGCAGCCGATCGGACCAGACGGTGGCGTGGGTCGAGGCCATGACGATCTCGTGCGCCTCGTCGGCCAGGTGGTCCGCCTGCAGGCGGCGGGCCTCGGTGTAGGCGTCGGCGAACTCCGGCTTGTCCCGCGCCCACTTCAGGACGGTGCGATAGCACGGCATGTCGGGGTCGCGGGTGATCGCGATCAGGCTCTCGCCCTCGGACAGGCGCATGCAGATCTCCTCCACGAGGGCCGGCCCGTACATCGGAGGCCGACCCCGTCGCCAGGGCTCGCGCCGCGCGGCGCGGGAGAGCTGCCGGTCCCGGTCGGCCAGGCGCGCGCCGATGCGGGCCGCCCGCTGAGCGGCGGAGAGCGCCTCGCCGAATTCTGGATGGGCGACGGCCCACTTCCAGGCGGTCTGGGGCGAAGGCCAGCCCGCCTCGGCGCCGATCCGGCGCAGGCTCTCGCCGGCCGCCACGCGGGCGCAGAGCGCGCGGCCCTGCTCGGGGGTGTAGCGCGACAGGCCGGCAGACTCCGGCGTCACCTCGAAGGACATGCCTCGGTGTTCCCTGGGGCGGTTGATTGGCAGGGCGCGGGCGCCGGCCAGCCGCGCCGCCTGGGGCGGTCGCGGGTCCTGGCGCAGATGCGCGAGCCAGCAGGGTGTCACGGGCGAGGGGGAGTGGGCAGTTATATACATGACAAAGCAGCCCGTCGGAGACTATGATTCGCCTGCGTTCCAGGCGTGTGAGGGCGTCAGTGTGACCGCTGAGATGCGTCGCGCTGGCGCTGTCGCTTTGGAGCTTGCGGCTGGCGCGCAGTCTTCGGAGGCTGTTGCTGAGGCGATTTATAATGCCATGCGCCAGCTTGAACTTCCGCGAAGACCCTCTGCGCGATCCGACTCTTGAGGAGTTCCTCCTCGGTGAACTCCTCCCTCGCGAGCAGGAGGCCGATCCGGTGCAGGTCTACGATCATGGCCTGCAGATCTATCGGAGTGACCCGATATTCCCTCAGCCGGTCAGCAGAGGCGGCCCAGTACGCGTTGGAGACGATGAACTCGCCGGAGTTGGAGTCGCGGCTGGCGCCCCAGTGAAGGATATTGTTCCGCACATTGTTGATCACGCCGAGTTGGTCGAGCGCAGGTTTCAGGCGCGCTTTCAGCTCATCCTGCCCGGTCGCGTCGCAGATACGGTTGATAATGCTGGAGGCGGCATCAACCTTCACGCCGCTGAACACGGCTGCTCCGATTGGATCGGAGACCCCCGCAAGTCGGCGAAGGATGGACTGCATGGATCGCTCGATCGACGCGAAACGGTCAACGAACTTGCCGAGCTGGTGCCAGTAGTCGTGGTAGGGTTCCTCTAGCGCCTGAGCGAAAATGTTCTCCGTCATGACCGACAAGCCCCCCGAACTTGAAGACGATAAGGAAGCGGAGCGCCGCTTCAACGAGGCGGTCAGCAACCTGCTGAGCACGCCCCACAAGCCGCACAATGAGCCCAAGGCGACGCCGAAGCGTAAGCCTAAGGTTTGAGGGCTGACACGATGATCGCAACAATCGCCGCCACGAGCGCCGCCATAGCGATCTTGTTGGCGGTCCTTGCTTGGGCGTTTGCGCTGCGGGCTGCGCTCGCCGCGTCCTCTGCCGCCTTGGCAGCGCGGCGGCTCAAGTCCATTTGCTCGGAGTGGGAAGCCTCGCTGTTTTCGGTGTCCCGCTGAGCTAGCCACTGACGAGCGAAGGTTTCTTCCAGTCCGCGCATGTGGCCTAGGTTGAAGCGCTTTCGCACCTCTGCCTCGCCCTGTTCGTCGAACTCCCTGAACCAGTCTTCTTTGTGCTTAGGCACCGTTCGCCCCCCGACGACGTTTGGCGAGTAGCTTACGCGCTTTCTGCTTACGCGTGCGCGGCTTCGTCAGACCGCCGATAGGTGAGGCGCTTACCTTCGATGTTCTGGAGGATCAGCTCGGCGCGCTGGCCATCGTTCACACCGAGGCCGGAGCGGTGCGAGTAGCGGAAATCGAACTCGGCAAGGTAGCGCGCGAGGTGCGCTTCCGAGACGTGATGGAAGGTCCCGGTGATCCCGCGCTTGAGGATCGAGAAGTAGTTCTCGACCGTGTTCGAGTGGTGGAAGCCCATGCGGACGTACTCACCGGCCGCGTGGTCAACGGACGAGTGCCAGGCGAACTCCTTGCCGGTCTTTTTGTAGAACTGAGCCCCGTCCGTCATGAGGTGAGACGCGCGATGCGCGGTCTTCACAATGATGGGGCGCAGGGTCTTCGCCGTGACGTTGGGGACGTGGAACGAGCGCACCGCGCCGCCACGCTCGACCAGCGACAGGACGGCCTCCTTGCGGCCGAACACGTCCATCTTCGCCGCGCGCTTGTTGCGGTGCTTGTTGGCCTCCTTGCCACCCACGTAGGTCTCGTCGGCTTCAACAACCTTGCCATGACCGCCGAGAGGACCCGGTGAGGTGGGGTTCATGGCCTCGCGGATGCGATGCGCCATGAACCACGCCGTTTTGTAGGTGACGCCGAGCGTGCGGTGCAGCTGGTGGGCGGAGACGCCCTTCTTGCTGGCCGACATGAGGTAGGTGGCGAGCAGCCACTTGTTCAGCGGCACCTTGGACGACTCGAACACGGTCCCGACCGTCACCGAGAACTGACCACGGCAGGCGTTGCACTGGTAGCAGCCCGCGCGAGCGGCCTTGCCGCCAACCAGCGTCGCCTCATTGAGCACGCCGCAGTGCGGGCAGATCGGACCCTGAGGCCAGCGCGTCTTTTCGAGGTGCTCGCGGGCCTTCTCGGCGTCTTGGAAGATGGGGTTCGTGAGGTTCATGGCGGCGGGTCCGTTCTGACTCCGCTGTTATGCCAAATCCGCCCTGCTTTGTAAAGTATATAACTGCCGGGGAGTGTCAAGAACAAATAGGGAACAAACATCCTCTCCCGAGCGGCAGCTTGGGAGAGGGTAGGGTGAGGGCCGGCTGGGCCGGCTCCGGATGTCGGGTCGAGGGCCCTTGGCATGTCATCCGGCGCAGAACCTTCTGCACGAGCCGGCCCTCACCCTATCCTCTCCCGCTGGCGCGGGAGAGGCGAGTTTGGGCGGTCGCCGCCGCAGGCGTGGAGGATCGTGAGGCAGACGGCGTTTCGGTCGGCCAGGACCTGGACGTTCCAGAAGCGGAGGACCTTGAGGCCCTGTCGCTCGAGAAAGGCCGTTCGGCGCTGGTCGTAGGCGACCTGTTCGGCGTGCTGGCCGCCGTCGAGTTCGACCGCCAGCCGCGCCTCGACGCAGAGGAAGTCGACGACGTAGGGGCCGACGGGAACCTGGCGTCGCCACTTCCAGCCGCCGAGCTTGCGGTCGCGGAGCGAGGTCCAGAGGCGGGCTTCGGCGTCGGTGTCGGCCCGGCGCAGGGCTTGCGCGCGGCGCTGGCGGCGACGGGCCTCGCGGTCTCGGATCACGCCCATGAAGGGAACAATACGGGAACATGAAGTCGATGCAAGCGCCGCCTCTCCCGAGCGGCAGCTTGGGAGAGGGGAGGGTGAGGGCCGGCTGGGCCGGCTCCGGATGTCGGGTCGAGGGCCCTTGGCATGTCATCCGGCGCAGAACCTTCTGCACGAGCCGGCCCTCACCCTACCCTCTCCCGCTGGCGCGGGAGAGGCGAGTTGTCACGTTGTGCGGTTCCTCTTTCGTTCGGGGGGCTCTGCGCCTAGTCTGAACGGGTGACTCTCTCCCCTGCCGTGACCGATTTCGCGCCTGCGCTCGTGGTGCTGCCTGGACCGCGGGCGGCCGTGGCGGATGCGGCCGGCGCGCAGGCGCTGCGCGCGCCCGATGCGCGGGATCTATTCGAGACGCAGCCGGTGCTGCTGGCCCACGCGGCGATGACGGCGCGGCGGCTCGGGCTGCATGCGCCGCCGCGCTCGCCGCGGATCTTCGACGCCCTGGAGCTGTTCGCCTTCGTGCGGCCGGCGCGGTTCGCCGCGCCCTCGGCGGCGGGGCTCGCGCTGGCCATGGGCATGGCCGAGCCGAAGGGCGCGGAGGCGCAGGCGGCGGCCCTGAGAACGGTGTGCGTCGCCCTGCTGGCGGAGCTGGCGGCGACGCCGGAGCCGTCGCGCGAAGAGGCGCTGGCGGTGGCCGAGACCCTGCAGCGCGGCGGCTGGGCCTGGGGCTCGGCGGTGGTCGGGGCGCTGCGCTCCGCCCCGGTCGGCAACGCGTTCCGCTCGTCGGGCCTGGATGTGTGGACGCGCATCTCCGAGTGGGAGGCCGAGGCGCCACCCGGCGAGGCGGGGTCGAAGCCGCTGGAGCCGGCCAAGGCGGCCGAGCGGCTGGCCGAGCTCTTGGCGCGCTCGGGGCTCGTGGAGCCGCGGCCCAGTCAGGCGGAATACGCCGCCGAGGCGGCCTGGTCGTTCCAGCCCCGCGAGCGGGAGGGCGAGCCGCGGTTCACCCTGGCCGAGGCGGGGACGGGGGTCGGCAAGACCCTGGCGTACCTGGCGCCGGCCTCGCTGTGGGCGGAGGCCAATGCCGGGGCGGTGTGGGTCTCGACCTACACCCGCGCGCTGCAGCGGCAGATCGAGCGGGAGAGCCGCTCGCTGTTCCCGGACGAGAAGACGCGGGCCAAGAAGGCGGTCGTCCGCAAGGGGCGCGAGAACTACCTGTGCCTGCTGAATTTCCAGGAGCAGGTGAACGCCGCCCAGCTCGGGGCCGGGGACTTGGTGGGCATGGGCCTGACGGCCCGCTGGGCGCGGGCGAGCCGCGACGGGGACATGACCGGCGGCGACTTCCCGGCCTGGCTGCCGACGCTGTTCGCGGTGTCGCCGGCGGCGGCCGCCTCGGCGGCCAACCTCGTGGACCGGCGGGGCGAGTGCATCCACGCCGGCTGCGCCCACTACCGGGCCTGTTTCGTGGAAAAGGCGATCCGCGGCTCGCGCCGGGCCGACATCGTCATCGCCAACCATGCGCTGGTCATGACCCAGGCGGCGTTCGACGGGGCGCGGGCGGCGCGCGGATCCAAGGCGGACACCGAGACGAGCCTGCTGAAGCGGATCGTCTTCGACGAGGGCCACCACCTGTTCGACGCGGCGGACAGCGCCTTCTCGGCGGCGCTGTCGGGGGCCGAGGCGGCGGAGATGCGGCGCTGGATTCGCGGGCCGGAAGGGCGCGGCCGGCGCGGCCGCGGGCTCGAGGCGCGGCTGATGGACGTGCTCGGCGGTTCGGAGGAGGCCAAGGGGGCGCTGATGGACGCCAGCCGCGCCGCCGCGGCCCTGCCGGGCGAAGGCTGGAGCGGGCGGATCGCCCCGCCCAACGGCGAGGTGAACCCGATCGGACCGATCGAGCACTTCCTGGTGGCGGTGCTGGAGCAGCTTCGCGCGCGCTCGGCGCCGAGCGAGGTGGGGATGGAGTGCGCCGCCCGCCCGGCCCTCGACCTCGTCCGCCAGACCGCGCGGGAGGCATCCGCCGCCCTGGCCGGCGTCGAGGCGCCCTTGCTGGCCCTGGCGCGGCGCCTGGAGGACCTGCTGGACGCCGAGGCCGCGACCCTGGGGCCCTCGGAGAAGGCGCGGATCGAGGGGGCGCTGCGCGGCCTCGACAAGCGGGCGCGCATGACCCTGCCGGCCTGGCGATCGATGCTGCGGGCCATCGACGAGGACGCCGAGGACGACCCGGACTTCGTGGACTGGTTCGACGCCACCTTCCTCTACGGGCGGGTGGTGGACGCCGCCTGCCGCCGCCACTGGGTGGACCCGACCGAGCCCCTGACCAACGCGGTCATCGCCCCGGCCCACGGGGTCCTGGTGACCAGCGCGACCCTGACCGACCCGACGCTGGACGACCCGTTCGCGCTGGCCGAGATGCGCACCGGGGCGGCGCGGCTGCCGGAGCGGCCGAAGACGATGAAGCTCGCCTCCCCCTTCGACTACGCGGCCAACGCCCGGGCGCTGGTGGTGACGGACGTCGGCCGCGACGACCCGCGCCAGGTGGCGGCGGCGATGCGCGAGCTGTTCCTGGCGGCGGGCGGCGGCGGGCTTGGCCTGTTCACCGCGATCCGGCGGCTGAAGGCCGTGCACGAGCGGATCGCCGCCCCGCTCGCCGACAAGGGGCTGGCGCTCTACGCCCAGCACGTGGACCCGCTGGAGGTGGGGGCGCTGGTCGACATCTTCCGGGCCGAGGAAGACGCCTGCCTGCTGGGCACCGATGCGGTGCGCGACGGCGTCGACGTGCCCGGCCGCTCGCTGCGCCTGCTGGTGTTCGACCGGGTGCCGTGGCCGAGGCCCGACCTGTTGCACAAGGCCCGGCGGGCGCGGTTCGGCAACAAGAGCTACGACGACGCGGTAGCGCGGGCGCGGATCGCCCAGGCCTTCGGGCGGCTGATCCGGCGGGCGGACGACAAGGGCGTGTTCGTGATGCTGGACGCGAGCTCGCCGAGCCGCCTGTTCTCGAGCTTGCCCGAGGGCGTGGAGCTGAAGCGCGTCAGCCTCGTGGAGGCGATCGAGGAAGTGGCGGGGTTCCTGCCGTGAACCTTCTCCCCTTGCGGGAGAAGGTGGCCTCCGAAGGAGGTCGGATGAGGGGTCCCGCGAGCCCCCCAGTTGCATTTCGGGGTTGATCTGGTCTTCAACCCCTCATCCGTCAGCCTCCGGCTGACACCTTCTCCCG is a window encoding:
- a CDS encoding glycine zipper domain-containing protein, with translation MRTAAVTGAVIAALAAGAIATPSFAQDPCHRSSSGTTGAVIGGLAGAAIGSNVAAHGRRTEGSIVGGLAGALVGNAIGRSSAKTRCDYGYNGRYYNNGYYNNGYYGSSYYDNSYANRGYYDRYGYYRQPSYNTYNNGYYNGYYNGYSYPY
- a CDS encoding SDR family NAD(P)-dependent oxidoreductase; translation: MTQTHVLVTGSTRGIGAAVAERLTRKDARVVGHGRTASDGVIAADLSDPAAADRLWSEALARLDGRIDVLVNNAGVFEPVSLDASLDEWQAGWARTMQINLQASADLCRAAIRHFRERGGGGRIVNVASRAAYRGDSPSHWHYAASKAGMVGMTKSIARGYAAEGVLAFAVCPGFVMTGMAEDYLASRGGDKLLADIPLGRVAEPQEVASTVAYLALEAPASMTGAVIDINGASFVR
- a CDS encoding YciI family protein, translated to MRFLTIYHPTSSEEGGSPTPEHMAAMGALIEEWTAKGILISTEPLTPREACARLTLVGGEFTVEPEIVRAGGFAFLEAPSKAAVVEACKAFLKVAGDGTVEIRQILEFAPEPQPA
- a CDS encoding CAP domain-containing protein, producing MRRLCAASAALAALSIVSAAAPASAGGVESAVLAEVNFARTHPAEYARQLRKDAYVGGVVGYSEIGNEDVDALSEAIEFLMRQSPLPPLSASEALAAAAQAHASAQGRAGQVGHVSPTGATLSERLHAHGVWAGLAAENISYGYEDPREVVRQLIIDSGVPGRGHRQNIFGAHYQSAGVSCAPHRAYGAMCVIDFAGALVRR
- a CDS encoding SDR family NAD(P)-dependent oxidoreductase translates to MKEFTGRFAVVTGGGTGMGRELARQLAAEGCNVAMCDVSQKNMAETVALIEEDRPPQGTRVTTHIADVSDESQLQRFRKEFEEQQQTDKLHLLFNNAGIGGGGSFVNDPREEWERTFNVCWGGVYLGCRTFLPLMLNADEGHIVNTSSVNGFWASLGPQVSHTAYAAAKFAVKGFTEALVTDLRLTAPHIKASVVMPGHIGTSIVANSRKVMTGTDADELSGEDIERARARIGRMGLDTAQLTDDAIRALAAEQHRRFLEEAPTTAAEAAKIILDGVKAERWRILVGADAHRMDELVRADPENAYEPAFFERLIQEVGWKLGG
- a CDS encoding cytochrome P450, with amino-acid sequence MDQTSDKPLPSILELTPLNEAYRADPYSLLADLRRRCPAHKDEMSGAVILSRYADVRGVVNDRDLWRDPLRGNDSLMRRRFGGEVDLSLPRSSTTSILQLDDPDHARVRQPLSQALYARVARFKPQVERIVEETLDRLPADGTTFDLMAGYCVPIPIDVIASILGVDHARLAEFREWSEGVIQGLNPFRTAEQTAQMEAAGASLNAYFTEQLADRRKNPRDDLLSDMVQLQAAGAQLSDDELRINLQALLVGGNLTTTDLIGNGVRLLLLHPAELAKLKADFGIVSAVVEEVLRYEPPVDMTGRIASAEMEVGGCPVAQGQALNPHLRAANRDPEVFEDPDRFDVSRKHRPHVAFGGGAHICIGAPLARLEAQVALVKLFQRFPDLRLADPAAAPEWRRLPFFRGLERLEVAAR
- a CDS encoding calcium-binding protein translates to MPTLITGPAGVDMNGLDVSVLLDGTVTLETPTQYVEDYYGQTISFAGTGFTYDSFGYPTGGLVTGLQVSQAGQLIYQVTGMSIPVTTWEYWANTGDTVGAMKGVLGGADTFTGSIGADTIGGFAGDDVMSGGGGNDVMDGGADGVASSGSGADTMTGDAGNDTLTDEDGQNFLQGGDGNDSINGGADFDRTNGNVGNDTVHGNAGDDWVTGGKDSDVLYGDAGKDIVNGNVGNDTGYGGAGDDVVRGGQNDDVLYGDDGNDWITGDLGNDTLTGGPGADTFRAFSGGGLDRITDFHAAEGDRIQLDPGTAYTTAQVGADVVITLGGGATTTLVGVNLADLPQGWIFGA
- a CDS encoding terminase small subunit-like protein, with translation MSFEVTPESAGLSRYTPEQGRALCARVAAGESLRRIGAEAGWPSPQTAWKWAVAHPEFGEALSAAQRAARIGARLADRDRQLSRAARREPWRRGRPPMYGPALVEEICMRLSEGESLIAITRDPDMPCYRTVLKWARDKPEFADAYTEARRLQADHLADEAHEIVMASTHATVWSDRLRFAFIRWRAANLAPKKYAERVVVAETLRPPETAQGLTVIVKRYSEITPEEYARAEEGEP
- a CDS encoding IS1595 family transposase, producing MNLTNPIFQDAEKAREHLEKTRWPQGPICPHCGVLNEATLVGGKAARAGCYQCNACRGQFSVTVGTVFESSKVPLNKWLLATYLMSASKKGVSAHQLHRTLGVTYKTAWFMAHRIREAMNPTSPGPLGGHGKVVEADETYVGGKEANKHRNKRAAKMDVFGRKEAVLSLVERGGAVRSFHVPNVTAKTLRPIIVKTAHRASHLMTDGAQFYKKTGKEFAWHSSVDHAAGEYVRMGFHHSNTVENYFSILKRGITGTFHHVSEAHLARYLAEFDFRYSHRSGLGVNDGQRAELILQNIEGKRLTYRRSDEAAHA
- a CDS encoding endonuclease domain-containing protein, with product MGVIRDREARRRQRRAQALRRADTDAEARLWTSLRDRKLGGWKWRRQVPVGPYVVDFLCVEARLAVELDGGQHAEQVAYDQRRTAFLERQGLKVLRFWNVQVLADRNAVCLTILHACGGDRPNSPLPRQRERIG